From the genome of Vicia villosa cultivar HV-30 ecotype Madison, WI linkage group LG2, Vvil1.0, whole genome shotgun sequence, one region includes:
- the LOC131653743 gene encoding uncharacterized protein LOC131653743: protein MVVIEHQETDDRNPNPSIAGTSNDPSDGFETASDTDLGSDVDANDGGAIKHEEREHLQTQNQHTEQEQEKEQGDPQRIISSDDASINEEELKQKALIQANEAKVEGNKLFVDAKYEEALTQYELALQVAPDMPSSVEIRSICHANRGVCFLKMGKYDNTVKECTKALELNPTYVKALVRRGEAHEKLEHFEEAIADMKKILEIDPSNDLAGKAIRRLEPLAAVKREKMKEEMIAKLKDMGNSLLGRFGMSVDNFKAVQDPNTGSYSVSFNQ, encoded by the exons ATGGTAGTAATCGAGCATCAGGAGACTGATGATCGAAACCCTAATCCCTCCATCGCCGGCACAAGTAACGACCCTTCCGACGGCTTTGAAACCGCCAGTGACACCGATCTCGGCAGCGACGTCGATGCCAATGACGGCGGTGCAATCAAACACGAAGAACGGGAACATCTTCAGACACAAAACCAACATACTGAGCAAGAGCAGGAGAAGGAGCAGGGTGATCCTCAGAGAATCATTTCCTCTGACGATGCTTCGATCAACGAGGAGGAACTGAAACAG AAAGCATTGATTCAAGCAAATGAAGCAAAGGTAGAAGGGAACAAACTTTTTGTAGATGCTAAGTATGAGGAGGCATTAACACAATATGAACTAGCTTTACAAGTTGCGCCGGACATGCCTTCATCGGTAGAAATACGATCGATATGCCATGCTAACCGTGGTGTGTGCTTTCTGAAAATG GGGAAATATGACAACACTGTTAAAGAATGCACCAAAGCATTAGAATTGAATCCTACCTATGTCAAAGCTTTGGTAAGAAGAGGAGAGGCCCATGAAAAACTTGAGCATTTTGAAGAGGCTATCGCGG ATATGAAAAAGATCTTAGAAATTGATCCCTCAAATGATCTAGCTGGGAAAGCCATTCGCCGGCTAGAGCCCCTTGCTGCAGTAAAACgggaaaagatgaaagaagaaatgATTG CAAAACTGAAAGATATGGGCAACTCTCTCTTGGGCCGCTTTGGGATGAGCGTAGACAACTTTAAAGCAGTCCAAGATCCAAACACTGGTTCCTATTCTGTCTCATTCAACCAGTAA
- the LOC131653744 gene encoding lipoyl synthase 1, mitochondrial, whose amino-acid sequence MYRPILVNGLGWCWRASFLSLDLSSHAICDCHETTEMMYSRFRTVAGNLKCTAKRFSSSSTTTTTTSAPSELQQNLAALRARLATESPSLSDFISLKSDNAYSVEVGTKKKPLPKPKWMKESIPGGEKYVQIKKKLRELKLHTVCEEAKCPNLGECWSGGETGTATATIMILGDTCTRGCRFCNVKTSRTPPPPDPDEPTNVAEAIASWGLDYVVITSVDRDDLPDQGSGHFTETVQKLKALKPSTLIEALVPDFRGNAECVEKVSKSGLDVFAHNIETVEELQSAVRDHRANFKQSMDVLMMAKKYAPAGTLTKTSIMLGCGETPDQIVKTMEKVRAAGVDVMTFGQYMRPSKRHMPVSEYITPEAFEKYQTLGMEMGFRYVASGPMVRSSYKAGEFYIKSMIDSDRAASS is encoded by the exons ATGTATAGGCCCATATTGGTGAATGGGCTTGGTTGGTGTTGGCGTGCGTCTTTTCTCTCTCTCGATCTATCTTCCCACGCGATCTGTGATTGTCACGAAACAACAGAGATGATGTATTCGCGGTTTAGAACCGTCGCCGGAAATCTCAAATGCACCGCGAAACGTTTCTCTTCATCTtccaccaccacaacaacaacctcaGCCCCGTCTGAATTACAGCAGAATCTGGCAGCGCTGCGGGCTCGTCTGGCGACGGAGTCGCCATCTCTATCGGACTTCATTTCCTTGAAATCAGACAACGCCTACTCCGTCGAGGTTGGTACAAAGAAGAAACCTCTTCCGAAACCGAAATGGATGAAGGAATCAATTCCGGGCGGTGAGAAGTACGTGCAGATTAAGAAAAAGCTCCGTGAATTGAAGCTTCATACGGTCTGTGAGGAGGCAAAGTGCCCTAATTTGGGAGAGTGTTGGTCAGGTGGTGAAACTGGAACTGCCACCGCTACTATCATGATTCTCGGAGATACTTGTACTCGAGGTTGCAG ATTTTGCAATGTTAAGACATCAAGGACTCCTCCACCACCTGACCCTGATGAGCCCACCAATGTGGCTGAGGCAATTGCTTCGTGGGGTTTGGATTATGTGGTTATAACTAGTGTTGACCGTGATGATTTACCTGATCAAGGGAGTGGTCATTTTACTGAAACTGTGCAGAAGCTCAAGGCACTGAAACCTAGCACACTGATAGAAGCATTAG TTCCCGATTTTCGAGGAAATGCTGAATGTGTAGAGAAGGTTTCCAAATCAGGACTAGATGTCTTTGCGCATAATATTGAGACAGTTGAAGAGCTTCAGAGTGCTGTTAGGGATCACCGGGCTAATTTTAAGCAGTCTATGGATGTTCTGATGATGGCCAAGAAGTATGCCCCTGCGGGGACACTCACCAAGACTTCAATAATGTTAGGTTGTGGGGAAACACCTGACCAGATTGTGAAGACGATGGAGAAAGTGAGAGCCGCTGGTGTTGATGTGATGACATTTGGTCAGTATATGAGACCCTCAAAGCGCCATATGCCAGTATCAGAATATATTACCCCTGAGGCCTTTGAGAAGTATCAGACTCTTGGCATGGAAATG GGATTTCGGTATGTGGCATCTGGACCCATGGTAAGGTCATCATACAAGGCAGGTGAATTCTATATTAAATCCATGATTGACTCAGATCGGGCTGCATCTTCCTAA
- the LOC131653745 gene encoding uncharacterized protein LOC131653745 yields MGCCMSTPKDDKNTLKNQEHAMQEAKVPQPQPVSKSPPLTVEEESVKEVLSETETPISKPQKVSILTQETKTQMHNMEITKEPIMNKAFEEPSEVSLLSETCSVGETFSTTTTATTVPESREDEVTSKRRIREGTRNRNRNRIHSDVSRKHSYTVEGNRVGGREKRRHKSPARVPDILPEKKILVSAGSVRRREFPEKVRRDPGESVRRRSRSPSCHRTVGTGNSHYRSELRQTDRAGRRLAPPGKCEREEVIGETDDGVLMEESIMNPHVSLECFIFL; encoded by the coding sequence ATGGGTTGCTGTATGAGCACCCCAAAAGATGACAAAAATACCCTCAAAAACCAAGAACATGCCATGCAAGAAGCAAAAGTTCCACAGCCACAGCCAGTATCAAAATCACCACCACTCACTGTTGAAGAAGAGTCTGTGAAAGAAGTTCTATCTGAAACAGAAACACCCATTTCAAAACCTCAAAAAGTTTCAATTTTGACACAAGAAACAAAGACCCAAATGCATAACATGGAGATTACAAAGGAACCCATCATGAACAAAGCATTTGAAGAACCCTCTGAAGTTTCTCTCCTTTCAGAAACATGCAGTGTTGGCGAGACTTTCTCCACCACTACCACCGCCACCACCGTGCCGGAATCGAGAGAAGATGAAGTTACAAGCAAGCGAAGAATCAGAGAGGGAACTCGAAACCGGAATCGAAATCGAATTCACTCCGATGTATCAAGGAAGCATTCTTACACAGTTGAAGGGAACAGAGTCGGAGGGAGAGAGAAACGCCGGCACAAATCACCGGCGAGGGTACCCGATATTCTACCGGAGAAGAAGATTTTAGTGAGTGCAGGATCGGTTCGTCGGAGGGAGTTTCCTGAAAAAGTCCGCCGTGATCCCGGCGAAAGTGTCCGCCGGAGATCGAGGTCGCCGTCGTGTCACAGAACTGTTGGCACTGGCAACAGTCATTATCGGAGTGAGCTCAGGCAGACAGATAGGGCCGGCCGGCGGTTGGCGCCACCGGGTAAGTGTGAGAGAGAGGAGGTCATCGGGGAGACAGACGACGGCGTTTTAATGGAGGAGTCAATTATGAATCCGCATGTTTCTTTGGAGTGTTTTATTTTTCTGTAG